A region of the Silene latifolia isolate original U9 population chromosome 9, ASM4854445v1, whole genome shotgun sequence genome:
TTCTTGTAGGTGGATATGGATTAGTCATTAGCGGGATTTTCATTTGAAGATGGTTTTATTCTCTTATCTAACATACTTTTGGTACCAGGGTTTGGATGTGACACTTCAGCTGTGATCAGTATTCTCGCTCACCGTGATGCTACACAGCGCGGTATTATTCAGCAGGAATTTAGAGCTTTGTACCATGAAGATATGCTCAAACGTTTATCAAAGGAGCTCAGTGGGAAACTGGAGGTATGACATAGATGGACATGTTTCCTTCCTTCAGTTTTACACGTTAGCTAGCAAAATGACTCACTCGACTGTTTGTGTATATTGTGAAGTACTCGTAATGGTTGCTTCTCAACATAGTTTTCATTATGGGTGTTGTGGAAACTgcttttttgtgttgtttggGTAAGACCTCGTACGTCTGACCCCTGTACAGTTTTCATTTTCATTAATAGGGGCCCTTAAGTTAtcagggtaatgttgttgtagtTAACAAAGAATGAAATTTCATTTATCGTTTCCCCAAATCATTTTGAAGGTGTCCACTCTTGTGAATGACAAGCATGATTAATCAACTGTATAATTTTCTTTGTCTAGGATGCAGTTTTGCTCTGGATGCAAGATCCAGCATCTCGTGATGCTGTTGTTATGAGGCAGGCACTTAGTGAAAATAATGTCGATCTCAGAGCTGCCACTGAAGTAATATGCTCCCGTACCCCTTCCCAGATACAGATCTTCAAGCAGATTTATCTGCAGAGGTTTGGATCCTACCTGGAGCATGATCTGGAACGACATGCTTCTGGAGATCATAAGAAGGTACTGTCTTAATGTTTACAATTCACCACATCTAAGACAAGAATAAATGTATAACTGCAATAATTTATAACTATGTAGTACCAAGGGTACATACTTTGAGGTGAAATGATGAGTCATTTGTGAATGATATTGCTTTGTAGTACTAGGGTAATATTGTATGATGTGTCAACTGTGAACGGTATGTTATTGGGAAGCTTTTATAACTTAATACCCTAAGTGGGCTGTAATGAAATTGTAAATATGGGAAGGGGGCTAGCATAATTTCTAATGGAGCCAAAGATGAACTGTTATCTGGCTTTAGAGTAAGATGGAATGAAGCAAATTAACTCGGTAAATTGTGTACACTTCTTATATTGGAAAGTAGCAGTCGGTCATTGCCATCCTTCTTCCGTGTTTCTGACACTAGCAAAATGACTACCTAGGAATTCTGAGTTTGTAACAAAAATTGGAATTGTGAAACCGAATGCTCTTATCGACTTATACTATGTTGAATGAGGTTGAAAGATATTTCTTTGTTGTATATTCCGCTGAAAGATAAAGCATATGTATGTGCAAAACTAGGAAGCTAACTTAGGGATCTGTATTAGTAGCTAATAGATAGTTGCTGAATGTTGATTGACAGCTGCTGTTGTTTTTTTAGTGTTGACTTGTATCATCACTTATCCTCGTCCGTAATTACATAACTGATTGTGTACTGCTGTGATATAAGATGTTGATACTCTTTTGCAGCTTTTGCTATCATATGTGAGCATACAGCGCTATGAAGGTTTCGAAATTGATCCAATGATTGTTCAAAACGATGCAAATGAACTCTACAGAGCTGGGGAGAAAAGGTTGGGAACTGATGAGAACACTTTCATAAGGATTTTCAGTGAGAGAAGCAGGACACACTTGGCAGCTGTTGATTCAGCTTACAAGAACATGTATGGAAATTCTCTTGAAAAGGTATTCACTTGTTATACAATGCTCGTTCATCCTTCAACAAAGCTCGTTCATCCGTCAACTCTGATACATTCGATATTTGATTGATTGTTATTTACGCAGGCTATAAAAAAGGAAACCTCAGGGCTGTTCGAGTATGGTCTTTTGACAATCGTAAGATGTGCAGAAAGTCCTGCCAAATACTTTGCCAAGGTAATTGATATCTACTTGAGTGTTTGATCTCTACTTTTGCAAGTTCAGCTGAAATCCGCTTACTTCTTTTTTTGGAAGCTTTAATTCTCAAAGCATCCATTCATTAAGAGGATAACAATGCtttatattaatgaattatgaagTGAATTTCTTCCTATATTGCTGCTAATTTAATATTCTTAGTACTTTCTATCTATAGTCCTTGCACATATATTTCTAAATATACATTGCCCAGTACTTTTCAAACTCTGATATTACTGTTTGACATCAACTTCACAGTAGTATGGTATTATCAATTATTGTATGCAACTCTGTATCTTATTCTTTTTATCGTGATGTGGGCACATGGTTGTTTTTTCTGCTTTGATGTAATGATATTTTACTCTTCTTGAATTATAGCTGATAGACACTTCAGACCATTTAAATCAATGACCATGCTGACAGTATTGTGGTGGACTTGGTGTCAAGTTCCCCAGAGACAAAATAAGTTTATATGTTCATTACAGTCTTAGGAAACACAACTTATGGTCTCCTTCAGTACTCGAGACCCCCCCTATCTTGTCGCTGACAGTATGATAACCTAGTGCCTTCTGGCATTATTTTGTCATTGGCATCTCATGATGCCTGTAAACTTCTCTTGTTAGGATGGCAAATTATTTCTGTTACTGTAAATGTGTAATTTTAGGGGTAAAACTTTTGCTCATGAAGAAATTTTTTTAGGGTTATACTTATCGTTGATAGCCTGTGGCCAGCTAGCCACTATCTTTGGCGCGCGCATAGGTAAAACTCCGAAAACACGTGAAAACCTGTAAACTGCATACATTTAGTAAGCATCCTTTTTGAGTAGGGTGACAGACCCTGACTTAAAAATGCATACTCTCAATTCAAATTGCTCCCGGAAGGATTTGGATCTGAAATCCATTAGTTACTATTTCATTTTTAACCAGTAGAGCCAACCCATATACCCGCTCCAACTCAATAGCTGACAATTACAAATGCATACGAAATACATgaactatatttttttttttttttactaatgtGCTTGGTCATTAAAATTTCGTGATCTAGCAACAACAATCAGACGGCGTGGGCCTTGCTGTAAGGTGCGATCTGTGTCAAAATTGGTCTTTTCTCTGAGTCTCTGTTACTAGAGTAATTCATGTAAATTCCACCTTTTGATTGGATATTAGTAAAAGTTCACCGCTTCAGTTTTCATTGGTCGTATGACAGGTATTACGCAAAGCTATGAAGGGTTTGGGAACCGATGACACAACTCTTATCAGGGTAATCGTGACAAGGACAGAGATCGATATGCAGTACATAAAGGCAGAGTATGAAAAGAAGTACAAGAAGTCATTGGTAGATGCGGTTCACTCTGAAACATCAGGCAACTATCGAAAATTCCTTATTGCTCTCTTGGGTCCCAATCATTGAGCTAGTTACGCCACTCTCCATATATAGGAGTAGTGTATCAGACTATCAGCATGCATATGTGCATACCTTGTGTGGTGGTTTAGCTTTTAGATTATTGTGTGTCGTGTGATCATCGAGAGTTGTCCATGTTGGATTATGTGAACGAGCTAGTTCTTCCTCTTGTTTATGATTGCCATTGAGTATGGTTGGTTATCCTTGTTTATATTAATGGTTCATCTTGTTGGAACTCGTCATCTATAAACAGATCTAACCTATTAGATTATCTGAAACCGTCTTTTGCTAAAATATCGTAAGATCAAACTTGTGCTTGGAATCTTCAAATGATTGCGTGTTTTTTGTAGGTATTGACTTACTGTGATTTGTAAAATTAGTGGGTTGTTTGTTTGCCCCAAATCACATGAATTGAAGTTCCATAGGAACTCTAATTCCTCCATGATGGGGGAAGTTGGTTACCTAGGTTCTCCTAGGTAAGTGGAAATTCCCATGGAATTCAGTtcccacattccaaccaaacacttTTATTCCATTTCACATGAATTGCAAAATCATGTAAATTGTAACTTCCTTGGAATTGCAAAATCGTAAGTTTTTAATACTCGTGTTCACGGAAGTATATAAACCATATTAGTGATTGAAGGCAGTACTTTTTTATCATTGACTGCTTGAATCAATTGTACTCGACACTCGTTAACAACTGTCGTATTAAAAACTTGCGAGAGTGTGGAATTGTCTTATGGGTTGGTCTCTTACAATAGTTCAACTATTGTCGTTTACAAATTCTTTTTGTAAGGCCTTGTTCTTTTCGGTTTAATTTTAAGTCACTCCAGTTCAGCTCATTTCATCTTAGCTCACTCCAATTCAATTCAGTTACATTCAGCCAGTTCAGTTAAGCTCCGTTCCACCCAAAAAAAGAGGGCTAACTCTATTGTTTAGGTTTGATTCCATGAAATGGGAATTCAGCCGTGTTGAAACTTACCAAGAAGAATTCCATCACGCTTTCTATCGAATACAAATCCACGCTAAACCCGATGCCAAACCTGATGATGTGAACATTCCACAAACCAGTTAGACTTTGACACAATAACAAAGCAATCCAATTTTTATATAAGAACCCTACGTAGTAGGGCTTGATATTAATTGTTTTCATCGTTGATAGAGCAATGATTGAGAAGAGTACATAAAATTCCGATGAATTTGGATGTGATAGAAGGAAATTGCACGAgtgggttgttgttgttgttgttgttgtttgtcgaaTATACCCCACAAATCCAGCCATTCAACAGCCATGAACAACTCACGTGGTCAATGACCCCTTCTTATTTATGTCATGATGCATCCATTATATGTTAGATAGTTACTTTTCATAACTAGCGGGTCCTTAATTCATTAGCCTTAAGCCATAAGCAATAGTCAAAAGTGACCCTAATTAAAAATAAGCTTCAAAATCTTTAACTTTTGCTTCCATAAATTAGTAAGATAAAAAAGTTGAGGATCTAAAGCGCAGTGTCTAGCATGAGTAGCAATCTAGCATGGTGATTGGTTTCataatttgttttttttgaaaGGGGTAAAAGAAAAATCATTTAGCGAATTTGGGTTAGGAGTGAAAATATTTAGCGCTTCAGTGTCGAAATAGAACCATATATCGTATTTTGGAATAGGAGGTGAGAGCAATCTGTCATTAGGAATTATTTTGCTTAGAATCCTTAATTGGACAATTCTTATCATAAAATagtcatttgtccatgttcttttggactgaatggagctgaactgaactgaacttaattgaGTTAAAGTGAACTGAAGTGAGCTAAATGGAGCTGAAGTGAATTGAAATTTACTGGGATAAATAGAGTATTGAGCTGAGTTGAATTAAAATAAGCTGAATGGGAGGATGAGTGCTGAATGAGAGCCGAAAAGAACAAAGCCTTATTTGACGGAAAGTGACTCTTTGTCATTACCATTTTCACACTCAAAGTGGGAACTCTACCTCAAAACCAATCCACAAATTGCCCTAACATCGTGTTCATTTAGAGCAAGAATCGCCACTGGGGAGCGGCAGTTCGTTTATAAAATTGCCATTTCCTAGCAGTTCTCACACAAAAACTCGGTCAACTTAGACAACCCAACACTAAAATACTTTCATTCCCTACACAATTTGCTAAATAATATTTTCTCTAACAAATGTGTTAGcccaaaatctcattatagacggcacatatctgtctataactaaagacgggtcaaatacaataccacattcctaataaAACAAACAACAAGTGGAGTGGTGGgggccaaaaatgtcaccacttttaaGTTATatgacccgtctttagttatagacgaatATATTTTTTTATAGCTAAAATTTACAAAATTTTAACATTTATTTGTCACTCTCACAGTCTCATCCCTGGCCTATGACAACACAAACATGAAAGAAAGGACAAATTTAACTGATAATAAATTTAAAAAGGCCCACATATAATCGGTATGTAATTATGTATACAATTCGTCTCACTTTAGATGGACATTATCTATCTAAAGTTGTAGGCGAGTTAAATATGTGACCACTTATTTATTATTATGACAAACAATAAGTGGGATGGTGAGGTTATTATTCACACAAAATGAGATTATTTGACCCGTctagacggatatacccgtctacCATAAAACTAATTAGAATTTGTGTTATGTATATAATGTACTCGTATTATATAGATGAAGTGGACATGGAAGAATGGACTATCATAGATTATCCTTCTATGCTTGTGAAAGGGTAATTTACATTTGTTTCAATTTTGGTATTCTATTTAGATGTGGACTCAAAATGTTTGTTGCAACATCTTTTCAAAGATGGGTTTGAGAGTGATTAACTAGTACAAGTACAACTACATGGTGGGATGAAGGGTGAGACCGACACTCGACACGTGTTTTGAAGTAAAAAGTAAGAATTATTTTAAGTCTTTAAATGTTAATTTGAATATTTATCACTCAATCATCGAGTTGAACAAGGTTAGAATTAAGTTATGTACTAATACTGTATGTTTGTATGTAAGTTAATAACTTTATAAGGTTTATTCGTCGCTAGATTGTTATGAGGTTGTTAAGTACTCTATAGTTCATAATTTCGATCCTTGCACGTTATATAGAGCACATTTCTTAACCAGTCGCTTATTTTTTCGGAACATTTATGATGATAAACCAGATAGGATTGCTTTAACCATATACTCAGTAGGATAGATGTGGGGTTGAGATTGAGCCTTAAAGAATCATACTAGTTACCGATCTTACCATTCTAGATTTCTAGTCCCGTCCATGGTATAGAAAACCAAAATTCTACGAATGCGTCTAAAATTATCTAAATTATTCGCTCTATTGTCATTGTAAGCACCGATATTCAGTAATATTTGTGTGAGGTGGTTTTACACGGGAGACAGTATTATTTTGTAAAAAGACaactaatttattatttatttgaaTTATATGAATAATTTTCTTATAAAATGGATCGTTTCACATTGTAATTAACTGTGGTGATATTTACCTTGCTAGTAACCTAATTTACCTGAATAAGCTAAGTGGTGAATCTGTAATAATTTGAGATGATAACACGGTGGGAAATCTCTAATCTCTAATCTTTAATCTCTAATTTAATTAAGACTCTGACAGAGGCGAGCCAATGAGCCATGCATGGAGGCTCATCATATTTTGCGATGAAAGAAATATCATTATTTTGGCGTAAGAGGTGGTCTGCTATGTAACACGATTGCCAATTTAAACTGCAAAACAGTAGGTGCACGTAGTGTTTTGATAGCTTCGTTCATAGGTCAACCCCCTGAGGTATTAGACGACATGCATAATTGGCTAGTTAAAGCTTGGGTAATAGTCATCTTCCTAAAAAAGTAAAAAATCGAGTATACATTTGTGCTTGCCAAGGTAGGGTTGGATACAAAACTTGCTATTTAAAGATATCAACAGTATATCAACTATAGACTCTTCCTCAAGCAACGTATCTTCCATATCATCACAAAATGTGCAATGATTTTCCTAGCAATATACTTACTCCAATTAAGTACATATTTATCATGTAAATATTAGATTTATATTTCTTGCACAAGAGTCCATCTCCCTGTATAAATAGGATAGCAACTCATTGTAATTACTCACTTAATACAAACACAACTTTCTCATCTTACATGGTATCACGCCGCAATCGATCCAACACCCCAAACTACCTTCTGCCAAAATCCGCTTCCTTCAAACATACTAAAACCAGTCGCCCTTCCCATCCACTCCTCACCATGGCACCAACCGAACACCAAGTTCAAAACCCACACGACTCAAACACACCCCTTGTTTCGCTCAACTTGAACCACTGCGTCAAGTTGAACTCCCTCAATTATATTGCCTGGAGATTTCAGTTAACCAATATCCTATTCGGGCTAAGCCTCCTAGGCTTCCTCGATGGAACCCATCAACAACCACCCGCCACCATTGTCAATGCCGACAAAACAGAAACCACCAACCCCGCATATCTCACGTGGTTGAAACAAGATGGACTCCTTCTAGGAGCTCTCATGGGCACTCTCTCTGCCACCATACAAGCATTGATTGTATGTGCCAAGACATCCAAAGAAGCGTGGGATATATTAGCCCAAACATACGCTAACCCGTCCCGAATTCACAAATTACAATTAAAAGATCGTCTTGACTCGATCGTAAAAACCGATGACCAAACAATCACCGAGTATGTGCATGCCATTAAAGCGTGCGTTGACCAACTCGCCTTAATGGGCACCATTATCGATCCCGAGGACATCACAGCCAAGGTCCTTAAAGGCCTTGACTATAACCTGTTTAAACCCGTCATCGATGCTATACGAGCCCGGGATACCCCTATTTCATTTGAAGCCCTTCACGAGAAGTCGCTTCAACATGAACTTCTCGACAAACAAAACCCGACAACCGATATATTTCAACCCACCGCCAACGTTTCCTACCGTCACAACAACCAATTTCGTGGCAATTaccgcaacaacaacaataacaccaACACCTATCCTAACCCGCCACCCTCAACCAACCCGAATCCTAGACCCTTTAAGGGTCGCTGCCAATGGTGCAGACAAGTGGGTCACGTCATAGCCGATCGCCCCTTGTTTGAAAGCTATTTCCCACCATCATCTTTCCCGCCCCTCCAACCCGTCAACACCAACAAGGGCCTCAAGCACACACTGCCACAACCCACGGCATCCCTAACCCAAACCCAAACTACCTTCCTAACCCAAACCCAAACTACCTTCTTGACAGCGGTGCATCAAACCATGTCACTTTTGACCTTGATACACTCGCACTACACTCACCGTATGTCGGTTCTGATGACCTCCTGATTGGAGATGGGTCTGCGCTCCAAATTGCCAACATAGGTTCCATTTCTTTACCTTCCTCTTCTGTTAAATTATTAAATGTATTACATGTTCCGCAAATTTCTCGAAATATTATTTCAATATCGCAATTATGCAAAGATAATGATGCTTACGTCATCGCTTTTTTCTTCATCTAATTTTGTTGTGAAGGCACGAGCGACGGGAAAGACCCTACTCCAGGGACCGGTTAAAGATGGCGTGTATGAGTTGAGCCCGTCGATCCGAACCGTTTATTCATCGCAAACCGGCTCATCTCCACTCTCATGGCATCACAAACTAGGTCATCCTACCAATGATGTAATGAGACTCATTAATAAAGATTTACCATTTAAATTATCTACTTATTCTTACTGTGATTCATGTCTAATTAGCAAAAGCACCAAACTTCCTTTTGCAACCTCGTCACTTCGCACAACCGAACCATTAGACCTCGTTTTTTCCGACCTATGGACAAGTCCCGTCCTATCTCGGGAAAAATACAAATATTACGTAATTTTTGTCGATCATTTTAGTAAATATACTTGGTTATTCCCGCTTAAACAAAAATCTGAAACAACCAACGTATTCATAAGATTTAAAGCACTAGTTGAAAAATTTTTCAAAAAACCGATTCGTAGATTTTTTTCTGATAATGGCGGTGAATTCCAAAAATTAACTCATCACCTTCTCGATAATGGCATAAGTCATTTTACCTCTCCCCCACATACTCCGGAGCATAATGGCTATGCCGAAAGACGACACCGTCACATTGTCGAGACAGGTCTTGCTCTACTCGCTCATGCTCACCTTCCTACAACTCTTTGGCCATTCGCTTTAAGTACGGCCACATATTTAATCAACCGACTTCCCACCGCCACCCTTAATGGCCTAACACCATATTATCGACTACATAATCTAAAACCCGACTACACCAAACTCCATAATTTTGGATGTTTATGCTACCCTTGGCTACGCCCTTACGCCAAACATAAACTTGAATATCGCTCCACTCCGTGCATCTTTGTGGGGTACTCCTCTACCCAAAGCGCCTTTCATTGTCTTGAACCTAAAACCAATCGTCTATATACATCAAGACATGTTAAATTTATTGAAAATGAATTTCCATATCCACAATTGTTAACTCATGTCGCATCCTCCTCCCGGATATCGACATCGACGAGTGGTGCCCACTCGTCATCCCCATACTCCCTCCTCCCCGTCCAATCACCCACGCCCAATCCATCCCCCACCGCCACTCAATCTCGACATCCCATTCACCAAGTCTACTCTCGTCGCCCAATAACTGAGCCACCTATATCTACACCCACACCTCAACCAATACCTACCTCTCAACCTATTCCTACAACATCATCTACTGTCGACACTACAACATCCTCTACTACCGCCACTACAGCCAATCCCGTGCCCATTCCCACAGCCACGGCTACTCCTACTCCTCGACCCACCCAAGTCCCTCCTCCACGTACCGTTGAAACTAGACTTGACCATAACATTCGCAAACCCAATCCCAGATATGCGAATTTAGCTCAAGCTACCGCCACCTCCACATCCTTACCCAAAACCGTCAAACAAGCTCTTGTCTCCACGCAATGGCGACAAGCAATGCAAGAGGAGTTTCAAGCTCTTGACCGCAACAAAACATGGTCACTTGTTCCTCGTCAACCGTCACAAAACATTGTTGGATGCAAATGGGTCTTTAGGATTAAATACAATCCCGATGGCTCACTGAAACAATACAAAGCTCGTTTAGTAGCTAAAGGATTTCATCAACGACCTGGCATCGACTACAATGAAACCTTGATCCAGTCGTTAAACCTACTACGATTCGACTTGTTCTCTCTCTCGCAGATCACACATTCGTGGTCTCTCCGACAACTCGACGTCAATAATGCATTCCTACAAGGCACCCTGACCGATGATGTATACATGGCCCAACCACAAGGCTTTCTTGACGAATCAAAACCTGATTATGTTTGCAAATTAAATAAAGCAATATATGGTCTCAAACAAGCTCCAAGAGCATGGCATACGGAGCTCAAAACCTATCTCCTGCAATACGGGTTCAAACAATCACTTTCGGATTCCTCTTTATTTATCTACAATGTGAAAAATGTACGTATTTACATGcttgtttatgttgatgatataatcATCACCGGACCAAATCACCATCATTTACAACTATTCATTGATAAATTAGCGCATCGATTCTCTATCAAAGACCTTGGACCACTATCCTATTTTCTCGGCATTGAAGTCACCCCGAACAACCTTGGACTTCATCTAAACCAATCAAAATATATACATGATCTCCTATGCAAATTTCGAATGTCTGAAGCCAAACCAAATACCACTCCCATGGCCACTGACAATCCACTAGTCCGTGAGGATAATAAACCAATTGAAAACCACTCCGACTATCGCGCTATTGTAGGTAGTCTGCAATATCTCTCCCTCACTCGACCAGATATAGCTTTTACTGTCAATCGACTAGCACAATTCCTTCACCACCCCACTTCTAACCATTGGTCAGCTCTAAAAAGATTACTACGCTACTTACAAGGCACACAAACACATGGTCTTCAGCTTCACCGCAACTCACCAATGTGCTTACATGCCTTCTGTGATGCTGATTTTGCAGGTGATAAAGACAATTACCTCTCAACCACCGGCTACATAATTTATCTTGGTCGCAATCCAATCTCCTGGTCATCAAAGAAGCAACGCGGCCTTGCACTCTCCACTACAGAAGCCGAATTTAGAGCAGTAGCAGCTGTCACGACCGAAACTCTATGGCTACGAAATCTCCTCACTGAGTTGCATATCGACATCCTCAAACCACCAGCTCTATATTGTGACAACATGTCTGCAACTCTATATGCTAAAAACCCTGTCTTCCA
Encoded here:
- the LOC141599553 gene encoding annexin D5, with product MSTLSIPPVALSPRDDAVQLYKAFKGFGCDTSAVISILAHRDATQRGIIQQEFRALYHEDMLKRLSKELSGKLEDAVLLWMQDPASRDAVVMRQALSENNVDLRAATEVICSRTPSQIQIFKQIYLQRFGSYLEHDLERHASGDHKKLLLSYVSIQRYEGFEIDPMIVQNDANELYRAGEKRLGTDENTFIRIFSERSRTHLAAVDSAYKNMYGNSLEKAIKKETSGLFEYGLLTIVRCAESPAKYFAKVLRKAMKGLGTDDTTLIRVIVTRTEIDMQYIKAEYEKKYKKSLVDAVHSETSGNYRKFLIALLGPNH